CCAGCCACCAAAGTTAAACTAGCCAGAAGAATAGTAAGCGATCGGCTAGTAGTCCATACTAAGCTTACAGCCCGTCCACTGTATCGAAAAACCGTTAGTGACTGGCGTAGAATATTTCTTTTTTTTTAATCTTCATTTTTCTTGCCGCGAGATACCCCAGCTTGGGCGGATCTTCCTGACTCTATTAAATCTTTATTAATTTTACATTTTTCTAAGAATGTTGGCTGAAAACCCCGAAGTTGAAACCTAAAAACTAGTTTTGTAGAGTGTGTTATGCCGTAGGCTAACGCACTAGGGTGTTAACTTTGTACCATTTTAGGTGTTCAAAATTCAATGCAAAGTTGTTGGCAAGGAACCGATGCCAGCCCGATTGCAATTTTTCGTTTCGTTCAGCGATCGCATTGAGTTGGGAGATTAAGTTGCAAAAGCGATCGCGATTACGAAATATTTTTGTGGTTGTCGAATAGTGGGACGATCGCGCAAAATAAGCAAAGTCAAACCTTGCGGATTAACGGAAAAGTTAACTTAACATTATATTCTCACTCTAAGTTTATGAAAATTGTTGAGCAATCTGCAACTTATATGAAGCTTCAGTATTTAACTGTATCAACCATTTGGAAAACGGGTGGTTGCTTAATTGCTTTAGGACTGGTGCTTGGTGTAGGGCTGGGTAAGACAACTTATCTATCTTGCGATCGCACACAACCTAAACAAGCAACTTGTAGCCTGATTGAAATTAGCTTTCTGCCTAAATACAATCTGTTTCAGGTTCATCCCTTGATCAAGGGAGAGCGAGCAGATCAGCAGTTTATTAGCCTATTTGATAATAGAAACTATTTGGTTTTCATCCCTGATAAACCCCAAAATCTAGTCTTGGCTAATTTATTAGCTCATCCTTGGAATAGGGTTGTCTATTACACAAGCTCATTTATTGGGGAGTTTTTCAGTAGTTCAAATCAATCCTTAAAAACATTTATCCGCAATGAAGACGGAACATTATTTCAAATTATTGGTACTGCCTTTATTCTTTTGGGAATCATTTATTGGAGATGGAAACAATCAGAGACTTGTATTTTAGATCAACAAACAGGGCAACTAATCTATACTCGTCAGGCAGTTCTGTCCCTGCCAAACATTAAAAAGTTCCCTCTTCAACAGGTAAAAGTATTGGTAGAGAAAGATAAAAATCATGATGATGAAATAACATACACATTAGTTTTGCAATGTCCCAACAACGAGCGTATTATATTGATTAGTGCTACAAGCCCAGCAGCAGATAAGCTTGCTGGAGTGATTTCTAATTTCCTCGACGTAGAAATAATCCAAGTGCAAGTTTATGAAAAATAGAATATCGAGGATTGTTAACCTGCCACGAATTCAAGTTAATTGTTACATTTATGAAACTCGTAAAACTATCTTCTCAAAAATTAATTTGCAAATCAAATTCCTTCGGTTTTACTGTCGCTGGTTTTGCTTTCGGTATGGGAGGTATCGGCTTTCCACTCTTGCTATTTCCAACTTGGATAGAGTGTTTGAAGGATAAAGTTTGCTACGAGACTTCTATACGGTTTCAATCCTCGGTTATGCTGCAAGCTTTTGTCGTAACACTGATTGGAATTGTGATGGTTATGATAGGATATTCGTTCACCAAACGTACCTCCATACAGAAAATAGTTTTCGATTTAGCTAGAAATCAGCTTGTTATTGAGAAGTCTTGGATTTTTTTAAGGAAGGTAGAGAAAAAACAATACTCCCTATCAGAGATTTGTGATGTGAATGTTGATATTCTTAAAGATTCTGGTTCTGATCCAGATACTTACCGGGTAGTTGTTTTACTGACTAATGGGATATCTATTCCCCTAGATATGTACTATTCTGGCAATGAAGAATGGCATAGAGAAACGGCTGAAAAAATCAGAAATTTTTTATCATTACCCTAGTCTTGAATTTAGTGCGATCGAGTATCCAGTCTGGTCGCCGTACAATTGTTCTGAGGCTGTCAATGTCTTGATGAATCTTCTGGCGACAAAGCAGCAAGAAAAGAATGGTTGACACTCAAAAATTTCCTACAAAATCATATTCAACACCCTACTAACGCACTATCTTAGATTTTGGTGCATTAGGACTAATGTCCATAACGCACCCTTATATATTAAAAGAAGTGGTAGACCGGAGAGTGTCAACCCCACAATCTCCTACCTCCTTTCCCACTTAATTTTTGGTGAGTATCTTTCAACAAAGCTGGAATATCTAACTTTTCTGGACACCGAGGTAAACAATCACCGCATTCTGTACACCGATTGCCTTTCATTCCAGGGAACCAATGACCGGCATTTTCAAACATTCCGTAACGATATTGACCATAGTCTTTCATGTCGTATGCTACTGCAAGATTACGTAACCGTAATACCTCTGGAATATTGATGTTTTCTGGACAGGGCAAACAAGCATAACACTGGCTACAATTATCAGTTTCCAAAGCAACTTTTTGGTGATTTTCTAAACGTAAAAAAGTAGAAATTTCTGCTGATGTTAACTCTCCATCATGGTCAGCAACTTGCAAAGGCTCTATTAATTCATCTGGGTTGGCTGGGCCTATACTTAAAGTAGTAATACGGTGATTAGCAAGTAAAAATCGATAACTTAGTTCTAAGGGTGAATACGGATGGCAGAGGTCTTTTAAGGTCTGAGGTGGCGTGTAGAGCCGTCCTCCCTTATCAGCAGGGGAAATAATGAAAATACCCATATCCTTCTCGGCAGCTAGTTGAATCGCTGGTGCGTGCCGTTGAAAAAAATAGTAATAATGCAGATTGACAAATTCAAAGAAATCTGTGTTAATTGCAGCCTGAATTACCTCTAATGACCCGTGGGTAGAAAAACCAACGTGTCGCACTCGTCCATCTGTAATAGCTTCCTCAACGGCCTGCATACAGCCATTTTTGGCTTGCACCCACTCCAAATGTTGCCAAGTGTTTAAACCATGAACGCTTAAGCAATCTACATAATCTAGTTGTAATCGTTCTAGAGAATCGTCGATGCACCGACGCATGGAGTCACCATCTGCTGTAGCTGAGATTTTAGTAGTGATGTAAAGCTTCGTTCGAGGTACTGATAACCCAGCTTTTAGCGCCCTACCAAGATACTCCTCGCTTTTGCCGTAACCTCTGGCGGTTTCTAGATGATTAATTCCTAACGCTAAGGCTTTTTCGATGGTTTGGTGAGCATTTTCAAAAGAAGCCAAGTAGCGCATTGTTCCCAGAGAAAAAACCGAGAGGCGCAGATTCGTTTTTCCAAAGCGTCGGTATTGCATTTTTAACAAAGTTAGGAGTCATTCAATTTTAGATTTTAGATTTTAGATTTTAGATTTTTCCTTCAATCTAAAATCTAAAATTCCAAATCTAAAATTGCCTAGCTGTCGCCATTACCAAAGCGCTTGATCAAGTCTTCAGGACGGAGATTGGAAATAAATTCACGGAAGGCTTGCTGTTCAGCTTCATCTGCATCACGATCAACAGGGATAGAAGCATCGGCAATGACTTCTTCCATTACCCAAATGGGAGTATTTGTACGGAGGGCAATAGCGATCGCATCGCTAGGACGCGCGTCAATTTCTTTTTTGACTTCACCTTGCTGGACAATTAAAGCTGCATAAAATGTATCCTTTTGCAGGGAATGGATAATTACCTTTTCTAGAGTCATGTTCCAAGTCTCTAGAAGATTCACAATCAGGTCGTGGGTTAAGGGTCTGGGAGGCTTCTGATTTTCCAGTGCGCCCATAATGGCCCTAGCCTGCTCCTGACCGATGTAAATTGGCAAAGCCCGCCGATCTGAAGAATCTTTCAAAAGTACGATCGGGCTGCGGGTTATGGCATCTAATGCTATGCCAGCAACTTTCATTTCAATCATTGGCTAGGCCTCTACAATGCTTTGAGAGCCTTGGATGCTGTGTAACAAATAGTACCCCTTTTTCGGCGGTTTGGCGACAGTAATAAACATAAGCATTCGTTCTCTATAATTGCTTCTATTAAACTCCGAACTTGTGGTGAAAACCAGAGTAAGTCAAACTAGTCTTATTAGACAATAACCTTCTTACCCAAGTATGCCTCGTGAAGGATGCTAATGTGTTAATATCCCTATACGAAAAAAAGTCAGAAAATATACTTGGATGTTCGAGATTTCTGTGACAATTACCAATTGACTTCAGCCAAAATTAGGCAATAAATAGAGTTAGTTTGACAAAAAAGCCGTGTTTACAGGATTAATCCAGGCATTAGGAACGATGGAACCCTTAGGGGGCGATTCTTGGCAAATTACTTGTGTGAGCCAGTCGGGTGAAGTAATTATGCAAGATTTGGCTTATGGTGACAGTGTTGCTGTCGATGGTGTTTGCTTGACAGTAGAAAAAGTTTTAAAGAATGGATTTATCGCCACTGCTTCACCAGAAACGCTACGCCGCACGACGTTGGGAGGTGAGCAAACACAACAGAGATATGTCAATTTAGAAGCATCGCTAAGGGTAGGCAGCAAAGTTGGCGGTCATTTCGTGATGGGTCATGTAGATGGCATCGGTCGATTGCTAGTGGCAGAACAAACGGCTAGTTCTTGGGAAATGACCTTTATTGCATCCGAGGCGATCGCACGGTACATTGTCCCCAAAGGTAGCATCGCCGTCAATGGCATCAGCCTCACAGTTGCCGCTTATGAGCCAGAACTATCTCAATTCAAGGTGGCGGTAATTCCCCTCACATACAGCGAGACAAATCTCCGCTATTTGCTTCCTGGGAGTTTGGTGAATCTAGAAGGAGATATTCTTGGCAAATACGTCGAAAAATTCCTTTACTCTGGCAACCCAAACACCACTGCCCATGATGAAAATAGTATGGATGGCATTACACCCGCATTCTTAGCAGAACACGGGTATCTCTGACATTTTGGATTTTGGATTTTAGATTAATTTAAAATCTAAAATCCAAAATTTCCAATCTAGCTACCTGGTTGCTGACTAACCTGGGCAGTCTGTAAGCCTCGCACTAACTGGCTGAGGGCGCTTTGTAATTCCACGCCTGGGTCAGTAGCAACCCACCCATCTTGTGTTAGGTGACGGACTTCAAAGTGCAAGTGAGGCCCTGTGGAAGCTCCGGTGCTGCCAACTAGCCCGATGACAGTTCCAGGCTGTACCCATTGACCAGGTTTCACAAGGATTTCTGACATGTGGCCGTAGAGAGTTTGTTCAGCGGATTTGTGATTTAGGATAACAGTTAAACCATAACCGCCCATCCAATCAGCAGTTTCTACTTGACCAGCCGCCGCCGCCAAAACTGGTGTTCCTGTGGGCGCACCCAAGTCTGTACCAGCGTGGAAGCGTTGGTTTCCTGTAATTGGATGAACTCGCCAACCAAACAAAGAAGTAATGGGAGCAGGAATAGACAAGGGATACATCATTCCCGTACCACTATAGGCGACTCGCCCCATAGAAGGGATTTGTGGCAATACTGATGCCAGTGAGAAGTCGTAAGCTACGTTGCTGGGGCGGGGTGCAATATTACCATCTGCCATTGGTGGAGGTAAAGTACCACCACTCGGCGCAATGGGAGTTGCACTAACTGTTGTGGGGCTGAACTCGCCAGGATTCGGGATAAACCGATTCGGGCGAAATGCGCTCTTGGTGTCACCAGTAGAACCACTTTGAGCAGCACGCCATCTGCTGGTGTTGCCAGTAGTTGCAACCTGCCGCACGGGTGAAACTACTGGTAATTGGGCATTTTCACTTCTTCTGAGCCAAGTAGGTGCTGCTTTACCATTAGAATCAGCTACACTCCTTTCGGGTGCTTTGGCACAAACGCCGCCTAATACGCTTTGCCCTGAAGGTAAAATGGCTCGGCAGCCACTAGAGCGTTCTGTGAGAATTACGGAGTTTGGTGCTTGATAAGTACCTGTAGCACCACTGTCATAACTATTAGGATCGATATAGGCGTTATTATAATCCTTGGTTTTCCCCGCAGTTGCACTGACAGGGCTGTTTGAGTTATTTGATGGTTGAGCAACTTCTGGGAGTTTTTCAGGTAAAGAGCGGGCGGGGGTATTGGGTTTTTCTTGCCTTACCCTTACAGGAGTCACCTGGGAGGCTTCTACTTTGGGCTTTGACTGTCTAGTAATTACAACAGGTTCAGCAGCTTCGATTTTGGGTGTAGACTGCCTAACTGGCTCTTTTGATTGAGCAACCTCTGGTTTGCCTAGTCTCTGTTTAAGTCTGGCTCGCCGTTGAGAAAATTCTGGTTGCCCTTGAGTGGCTTCCGGTACAACAGCCTGTTTTTTGACTGGATTTATAACTGCTGTTGGTTGAGAACTTTCAACAGTGGGAACGATGTTGTCTATTTGTGTTTCCGTTTGGGCAAACACAAAGCCGCCGCTAAGGAGGCTGAGGCTACTCAGCCAACAGAGGCTCTGGGCTGGTAGTGTTGAGGCAAAACGTTTTTTTGTCAGACCTTGCTGCCATAAGTAATGCAAACTATCAGGGGCAGAATTTTTGCGCTGCGTCATTTGTTCTCTCAGTTGTGTGTAATTAGCCTAAAGAGATGATGCTAGTGGTTTGTCTTGCCCAAAGAGCGAAATTTTGAACAAACCTCAAATTTAAATGGAAGATTTATGGTACCCCAAACTGATTGTACCGGGTTCAATATAAATTTCCGGTGTAATTAGTTCCTTTGTATCATGTGTTTCTAAATCAACTCGTAAATTTCCTTGAGATGTCACTCCAACTACTGTACCTGAAAGATTATTGACGTACACGCGATCGCCCATGTTTGTAAGCAAATCTAGATAGCGAGACAAGATTATGCTTATTCCTTCTTGTTCTAGGCACTCCATACCGGATTCTATTCCCAGCAGGACTTTAGAGGTTAACATTTCCAGACAAGAGATTGGTCTGAAATTTTGGGATGCTTGCCACGATTCCAGATTGATTCCAGTTTCGGGTACTGGGTTTATCCAGTTAATACCAACACCAATTACTGCTTGGGTGA
This Nostoc sp. C052 DNA region includes the following protein-coding sequences:
- a CDS encoding aldo/keto reductase; the encoded protein is MQYRRFGKTNLRLSVFSLGTMRYLASFENAHQTIEKALALGINHLETARGYGKSEEYLGRALKAGLSVPRTKLYITTKISATADGDSMRRCIDDSLERLQLDYVDCLSVHGLNTWQHLEWVQAKNGCMQAVEEAITDGRVRHVGFSTHGSLEVIQAAINTDFFEFVNLHYYYFFQRHAPAIQLAAEKDMGIFIISPADKGGRLYTPPQTLKDLCHPYSPLELSYRFLLANHRITTLSIGPANPDELIEPLQVADHDGELTSAEISTFLRLENHQKVALETDNCSQCYACLPCPENINIPEVLRLRNLAVAYDMKDYGQYRYGMFENAGHWFPGMKGNRCTECGDCLPRCPEKLDIPALLKDTHQKLSGKGGRRLWG
- a CDS encoding bifunctional nuclease family protein, with protein sequence MIEMKVAGIALDAITRSPIVLLKDSSDRRALPIYIGQEQARAIMGALENQKPPRPLTHDLIVNLLETWNMTLEKVIIHSLQKDTFYAALIVQQGEVKKEIDARPSDAIAIALRTNTPIWVMEEVIADASIPVDRDADEAEQQAFREFISNLRPEDLIKRFGNGDS
- a CDS encoding riboflavin synthase, which encodes MFTGLIQALGTMEPLGGDSWQITCVSQSGEVIMQDLAYGDSVAVDGVCLTVEKVLKNGFIATASPETLRRTTLGGEQTQQRYVNLEASLRVGSKVGGHFVMGHVDGIGRLLVAEQTASSWEMTFIASEAIARYIVPKGSIAVNGISLTVAAYEPELSQFKVAVIPLTYSETNLRYLLPGSLVNLEGDILGKYVEKFLYSGNPNTTAHDENSMDGITPAFLAEHGYL
- a CDS encoding M23 family metallopeptidase codes for the protein MTQRKNSAPDSLHYLWQQGLTKKRFASTLPAQSLCWLSSLSLLSGGFVFAQTETQIDNIVPTVESSQPTAVINPVKKQAVVPEATQGQPEFSQRRARLKQRLGKPEVAQSKEPVRQSTPKIEAAEPVVITRQSKPKVEASQVTPVRVRQEKPNTPARSLPEKLPEVAQPSNNSNSPVSATAGKTKDYNNAYIDPNSYDSGATGTYQAPNSVILTERSSGCRAILPSGQSVLGGVCAKAPERSVADSNGKAAPTWLRRSENAQLPVVSPVRQVATTGNTSRWRAAQSGSTGDTKSAFRPNRFIPNPGEFSPTTVSATPIAPSGGTLPPPMADGNIAPRPSNVAYDFSLASVLPQIPSMGRVAYSGTGMMYPLSIPAPITSLFGWRVHPITGNQRFHAGTDLGAPTGTPVLAAAAGQVETADWMGGYGLTVILNHKSAEQTLYGHMSEILVKPGQWVQPGTVIGLVGSTGASTGPHLHFEVRHLTQDGWVATDPGVELQSALSQLVRGLQTAQVSQQPGS